One genomic segment of Profundibacter amoris includes these proteins:
- a CDS encoding DUF1499 domain-containing protein — protein sequence MIRKTAINTAWLLLMVALSGLVYIRLAPDDVALVHVAPPSGATPDSPVIGQGSALFVADFNADPEQMWQMLQQVIQSTPRTKYLAGSVKEGMITFVTRSLVFGFPDYTTITVTQNEQGSRVTLFGRLRYGRSDFGVNAKRLRGWVKTLEALDQAG from the coding sequence AAAACCGCCATCAATACCGCATGGCTGTTGCTGATGGTCGCCCTTTCGGGGCTGGTTTACATCAGGCTTGCGCCGGACGACGTGGCGCTGGTGCATGTGGCGCCACCATCAGGGGCCACGCCAGACTCCCCGGTGATCGGGCAGGGAAGTGCGCTGTTTGTCGCCGATTTCAACGCCGATCCGGAACAGATGTGGCAAATGCTGCAACAGGTTATCCAGTCCACTCCACGCACCAAATATCTGGCGGGCAGTGTCAAGGAAGGGATGATTACTTTTGTCACCCGCTCGCTGGTCTTCGGTTTCCCCGATTACACCACTATTACTGTGACGCAAAACGAACAAGGCAGCCGTGTCACCCTGTTTGGCCGCCTGCGCTATGGCCGGTCAGATTTTGGGGTTAACGCCAAGCGGCTGCGCGGTTGGGTCAAGACGCTGGAAGCGCTCGATCAGGCTGGATGA